The Synechocystis sp. PCC 7509 genome includes a window with the following:
- a CDS encoding aspartate carbamoyltransferase catalytic subunit, translating into MTTNTWTRRHVLSLEDFTSDEYNTVLQTAASFGEVLTRRTKKVPTLQGQVVANLFFESSTRTRSSFELAAKRLSADTLNFASATSSLSKGETILDTAKTYLAMGTDMMVIRHKEAGVPSAIASEMDRLGVKVGVLNAGDGQHEHPSQALLDLFTICTVLEPEQPRLELLAGKKIAIVGDILHSRVARSNIWSLTASGAEVHLAAPPTLLPQLFTEFGKNRPGKLFLHWNLENALIDADFVMTLRLQKERMTSHLLPSLREYQQLFGITREVLQLCKPDVKVLHPGPVNRGVEISSDLMDDPRLSLISQQVTNGVAVRMALLYLMSSGKA; encoded by the coding sequence ATGACTACTAATACTTGGACTCGTCGCCATGTCTTGTCTCTAGAGGATTTCACTAGCGACGAATACAATACAGTGTTGCAAACTGCGGCAAGTTTTGGGGAAGTGCTGACACGGCGCACTAAAAAAGTCCCAACGTTGCAAGGACAAGTAGTTGCAAACTTATTTTTTGAATCATCCACCCGCACTCGTAGCAGTTTTGAACTTGCAGCTAAACGCCTTTCTGCTGATACTCTCAATTTTGCGTCCGCTACTTCTTCTTTGTCTAAAGGCGAGACAATTTTAGACACAGCTAAGACTTATTTGGCAATGGGTACAGATATGATGGTGATTCGCCATAAAGAAGCAGGTGTCCCTAGTGCGATCGCATCGGAAATGGATAGACTAGGAGTAAAAGTAGGCGTACTCAACGCCGGAGACGGTCAACACGAACACCCCTCCCAAGCTTTACTAGACTTATTTACTATTTGTACGGTCCTAGAACCCGAACAGCCACGTTTAGAATTACTAGCAGGCAAAAAAATTGCCATTGTCGGCGATATTTTGCATTCAAGAGTAGCAAGGTCGAATATTTGGAGTTTAACCGCAAGTGGCGCAGAGGTTCATTTAGCAGCGCCTCCAACGCTTTTACCGCAATTATTTACAGAGTTTGGTAAAAATAGACCTGGTAAGTTATTTTTGCACTGGAATCTAGAAAACGCCCTCATTGATGCCGATTTTGTCATGACGTTGCGATTGCAAAAAGAGCGAATGACGAGCCATTTATTGCCGAGTTTGCGGGAATATCAACAATTATTTGGCATTACCCGCGAAGTCTTGCAACTATGCAAACCTGACGTTAAAGTTTTACACCCTGGTCCTGTAAATCGTGGTGTAGAAATTAGTTCTGATTTGATGGATGACCCGCGTTTAAGTTTAATTTCCCAGCAAGTAACTAACGGTGTAGCGGTACGAATGGCATTACTATACTTAATGAGTAGCGGGAAAGCTTAA
- a CDS encoding hybrid sensor histidine kinase/response regulator yields MDNQLVKVLLVDDDEDYYVLIGDWLTEARDDKFQLEWVSTYNAAITEISQQRHDVYLLDYRLGTHNGLELLREAISSGCTAPIIMLTGQGQHKIDLEAMQAGAVDYLEKGKIDSAALEKSLRYAIERKRSEQKIREQAALLDIATDAILVQDLQGKILFWNKGAEHLYGYSATEAVGSFVSRFGHEDNLPQMQELAKAILLSNGAWQGELEQVGKENKKVVVESHWTLVRDRTGQPTSILVVNTDIIEKKQLEAQFLRAQRLESVGTLASGIAHDLNNVLAPILMSVQLLKIKFPEPQHQPLLKMLESNVKRGAGLIKQVLSFARGIEGKRVILQIKHLILEVEQIVRETFPKSIVFSTDVDSKLWTVLGDATQLHQVLMNLVVNALDAMPNGGTLKTSAKNIYIDENYARLHIDAQPGSYITIAIADTGTGIAPEVLARIFEPFFTTKNIGAGTGLGLSTVLGIVKSHGGFIQVYSELGQGTEFQVYLPAIQATANQESSDSDLPLGRGELILVVDDESAIREVTKTSLEVYNYKAITACNGKEAVALYTEHQAEISVVLTDMMMPVMDGPTTIRTLQQINPDVKVIAISGLSSSEKLAAAASSGVINFLSKPFSAKDLLQTLNSVLNAN; encoded by the coding sequence ATGGATAACCAGCTAGTTAAAGTTTTGTTAGTTGATGATGATGAGGATTACTATGTGCTAATCGGCGACTGGTTGACCGAAGCAAGGGATGATAAGTTTCAGTTGGAATGGGTATCAACTTACAATGCCGCAATTACAGAAATTTCTCAACAGCGACATGATGTTTATTTGCTTGATTACCGTTTGGGAACTCACAACGGCTTAGAATTACTGCGCGAAGCGATTTCTAGTGGTTGTACTGCGCCGATAATTATGCTTACAGGGCAAGGTCAACACAAAATCGATTTAGAAGCAATGCAAGCGGGAGCAGTAGATTATTTAGAAAAAGGTAAAATTGACTCCGCAGCTTTAGAAAAATCTCTGCGCTACGCGATTGAACGCAAACGCTCTGAGCAAAAAATCCGCGAACAAGCAGCTTTACTTGATATTGCTACCGATGCGATTTTGGTGCAAGATTTGCAGGGCAAAATCTTGTTTTGGAACAAAGGCGCAGAACACTTGTACGGTTATTCAGCAACCGAAGCTGTGGGCAGCTTTGTCAGTCGCTTTGGGCATGAAGACAATTTACCCCAAATGCAGGAACTAGCTAAGGCAATTTTGCTCTCTAACGGTGCTTGGCAGGGGGAATTAGAGCAAGTAGGCAAAGAAAATAAAAAAGTTGTCGTTGAAAGTCATTGGACGCTAGTACGCGATCGCACAGGGCAACCAACATCAATTTTAGTTGTCAATACCGACATTATCGAAAAAAAGCAACTAGAGGCACAGTTTTTACGCGCTCAACGTCTAGAAAGCGTGGGAACTCTAGCAAGTGGCATTGCTCACGATCTTAACAATGTGCTTGCGCCAATTTTGATGTCAGTGCAACTATTAAAAATCAAGTTCCCCGAACCCCAGCATCAGCCTTTGCTGAAAATGCTAGAAAGTAATGTTAAACGCGGTGCGGGATTGATTAAGCAAGTTTTATCGTTTGCGCGCGGAATTGAAGGCAAACGGGTAATATTGCAAATCAAACATTTAATTTTAGAAGTTGAGCAAATAGTTAGAGAAACTTTCCCTAAATCCATTGTCTTTTCTACAGATGTAGATTCTAAATTGTGGACGGTCTTGGGAGACGCTACGCAACTGCATCAAGTATTGATGAATCTTGTTGTCAATGCTTTAGACGCGATGCCTAATGGCGGAACTTTGAAAACTAGCGCCAAAAATATATATATTGATGAAAACTATGCCCGATTGCATATTGACGCTCAACCGGGGTCTTATATTACAATTGCGATCGCTGATACGGGAACTGGGATCGCGCCGGAAGTCCTGGCAAGAATTTTTGAGCCATTTTTTACAACTAAAAATATTGGCGCAGGTACGGGACTTGGTTTATCTACAGTTTTGGGTATAGTTAAAAGTCATGGTGGTTTTATTCAGGTGTATAGCGAACTAGGACAAGGGACGGAGTTTCAAGTTTATTTACCCGCCATCCAAGCCACTGCTAATCAAGAAAGTTCCGACTCTGACTTACCTTTGGGACGGGGAGAATTAATTTTAGTGGTAGACGATGAAAGTGCGATTCGAGAAGTTACCAAAACATCTTTAGAAGTTTATAATTACAAAGCCATCACTGCTTGTAATGGCAAAGAGGCTGTAGCTCTATATACTGAGCATCAAGCAGAAATTAGTGTAGTCTTAACAGATATGATGATGCCCGTTATGGATGGGCCGACTACTATCCGCACTTTGCAACAAATTAATCCTGATGTCAAAGTTATTGCTATTAGCGGACTTAGTTCCAGTGAAAAGTTAGCCGCCGCCGCTAGTAGTGGAGTAATAAACTTTTTATCAAAACCCTTTTCAGCTAAGGACTTATTGCAAACACTAAATAGTGTCCTCAACGCCAACTAA
- a CDS encoding response regulator, which translates to MSHRPVITILMADDDEDDCLLAQEALAESRVAFSVLHFVRDGEQLMDYLWHRGKYSDLSISPRPGLILLDLNMPKKDGREALKQIKADASLRQIPVVILTTSKAEEDIYRSYALGANSFITKPVTFSGLVEVMKTLGKYWFEIVELPL; encoded by the coding sequence GTGAGTCATCGACCAGTAATAACAATTCTTATGGCTGATGATGACGAAGACGACTGCTTGCTAGCACAAGAGGCTTTAGCAGAAAGTCGTGTAGCCTTTAGCGTTTTACACTTTGTTAGAGATGGCGAACAGTTGATGGATTATTTATGGCATCGTGGCAAGTATAGCGACCTTAGCATTTCACCGCGTCCGGGGCTAATTTTGCTCGATCTCAATATGCCTAAAAAAGACGGACGCGAAGCCTTAAAACAAATTAAGGCGGATGCAAGTTTGCGGCAAATTCCCGTTGTGATTTTAACTACTTCAAAAGCTGAGGAAGATATTTATCGCAGCTACGCTCTGGGGGCAAACTCTTTTATTACTAAGCCTGTAACTTTTAGTGGTTTAGTTGAAGTAATGAAAACGCTTGGTAAATATTGGTTTGAAATCGTCGAACTACCGTTGTAA
- a CDS encoding response regulator, producing MNFLELAANRHLVLIVDDDRFMRLQLRRAMEQGGYTVVEAENGEQALASYIKLQPDIVLLDALMPVMNGFDCCRQMRCLPSRFHTPILMITALEDPESVDLAFEVGATDYVTKPIHWAVLRQRVRHLHQSSQAMVQLEVQKEKSHLKAEQLKLALESAGMGTWEWNLLTNEVIYSEQLKPIFGLTSSSNYRTYKALLNCLHPEDRPAVAELLAQAIEQNRNFSHEFRVIWADGSIHWVANRGQVYYENDKPMRMLGIATDITARKTAEQERLILLAQEQAARASAEISRNQIKNIIESITDAFFALDKQWQFTYVNHQAELLLQKTRSQLLGKNIWQEYPESVNLAFYKQYHQAVAQQVSVEFVEFYPPPLNAWFAVHAYPARDGLSVYFQDITEQKQSEVQLYESQKRMQLLSEVTLKIRQSLQIDEILQTTATEVLNLLQADRVLIFRLLNNGYGQIVVEAITPGCASVVQKNITDECFQSEYLKKYSQGRIYTINDIEKAQIEPCLVEFMQSFGVKAKLVVPILLKQELWGLTIIHQCSKPRKWKNFEIEILQQLANQIGIALAQAQLLEDESRQRQELLRSNAELQEFAYIASHDLQEPLRKIQAFGNRLQSQFSEKLGDRGQDYLERMHNAAERMQTLINDLLALSQITTKAQPFVKVDLGQIVQEVLLDLELQIEQTGGRVEVGELLTIEADPLQIRQLIQNLITNALKFHCTAVKPVVKVNSQMLQMEQGAVEKLVVTHCQITIEDNGIGFDEKYLDRIFNIFQRLHNRSEYEGTGMGLAICRKVVERHGGSIAATSALGQGAKFIVTLPIKRDKEKN from the coding sequence ATGAATTTTTTAGAATTAGCAGCAAATCGTCATTTAGTTTTGATTGTTGATGACGATAGATTTATGCGCCTTCAGCTACGCCGAGCAATGGAACAAGGCGGTTATACAGTAGTAGAGGCAGAAAATGGCGAACAAGCTTTAGCTTCCTATATTAAATTGCAACCGGATATTGTGCTGCTAGATGCTTTAATGCCTGTGATGAATGGGTTTGATTGCTGTCGGCAAATGCGTTGTCTTCCTAGTAGATTTCACACTCCCATACTAATGATTACAGCATTAGAAGACCCGGAATCGGTAGACTTAGCTTTTGAAGTCGGGGCGACAGATTATGTAACTAAACCGATTCATTGGGCAGTATTGCGCCAGAGAGTGCGCCATCTACACCAATCAAGTCAAGCAATGGTGCAGTTAGAAGTTCAAAAAGAAAAGTCCCATCTCAAAGCCGAACAATTGAAATTAGCCCTAGAATCGGCGGGAATGGGTACTTGGGAGTGGAACTTATTAACCAATGAAGTTATTTATAGCGAACAACTAAAACCAATATTTGGCTTAACTTCTAGCTCAAATTACCGCACCTATAAAGCTTTATTAAACTGTCTCCATCCTGAAGATCGTCCCGCCGTTGCTGAGTTATTAGCCCAAGCAATCGAGCAAAATCGCAACTTTAGCCATGAATTTCGGGTTATTTGGGCTGATGGTAGCATTCATTGGGTAGCAAATCGAGGTCAAGTTTATTACGAAAACGATAAACCGATGCGGATGTTAGGTATAGCAACCGATATTACCGCCCGTAAAACCGCCGAACAGGAGCGCTTAATATTACTTGCTCAAGAGCAAGCGGCGCGAGCTTCGGCGGAAATTAGCCGCAATCAAATTAAAAATATTATTGAAAGTATTACCGATGCCTTTTTTGCCTTAGATAAACAATGGCAATTTACTTATGTCAATCACCAAGCAGAGTTACTTCTACAAAAAACGCGATCGCAATTACTAGGCAAAAATATTTGGCAAGAATACCCAGAATCTGTAAACCTAGCTTTTTACAAGCAGTATCACCAAGCTGTAGCCCAACAAGTCAGCGTTGAATTTGTGGAATTTTACCCACCGCCGCTAAACGCTTGGTTTGCCGTCCACGCTTACCCCGCAAGAGATGGACTATCAGTTTATTTTCAAGACATTACCGAACAAAAGCAAAGCGAAGTTCAATTATATGAATCGCAAAAGCGGATGCAATTACTCTCAGAAGTGACGCTAAAAATTCGCCAGTCTTTGCAAATAGATGAGATTCTTCAAACGACTGCTACTGAAGTATTGAACTTGTTGCAAGCTGACCGAGTGCTGATTTTTCGCTTGCTTAATAACGGATACGGGCAAATAGTTGTAGAAGCAATAACGCCTGGGTGTGCTTCGGTAGTGCAGAAAAATATCACTGATGAATGTTTCCAGTCAGAATATTTAAAAAAATATAGTCAAGGACGAATTTATACCATCAACGATATCGAAAAAGCCCAGATCGAACCTTGCTTGGTAGAATTTATGCAAAGCTTTGGAGTCAAAGCTAAGTTAGTAGTGCCAATTTTGCTAAAACAAGAGCTTTGGGGATTGACAATTATCCATCAATGTAGCAAGCCCCGCAAATGGAAAAACTTTGAAATTGAAATTTTACAACAACTAGCCAATCAAATTGGGATAGCTTTAGCTCAAGCTCAACTATTGGAAGACGAAAGCCGTCAGCGCCAAGAACTTTTGCGATCTAACGCTGAATTACAAGAATTTGCTTATATTGCTTCCCACGACTTGCAAGAACCACTGCGGAAAATTCAGGCTTTTGGTAATCGCTTACAATCACAATTTAGCGAAAAATTAGGCGATCGCGGACAAGATTATTTGGAGCGGATGCACAACGCCGCCGAACGAATGCAAACTTTAATTAATGACCTATTAGCTCTTTCCCAAATAACTACCAAGGCACAGCCCTTTGTAAAAGTCGATCTGGGCCAAATAGTTCAGGAAGTATTACTAGACCTAGAACTACAAATTGAGCAGACGGGCGGGCGTGTTGAAGTGGGAGAGTTACTCACAATTGAAGCCGATCCATTGCAAATCCGCCAACTAATCCAAAATTTAATTACTAATGCCCTAAAGTTTCATTGCACCGCCGTCAAACCTGTAGTCAAAGTTAACAGTCAAATGCTACAGATGGAACAGGGAGCAGTAGAAAAATTGGTAGTTACTCATTGTCAAATTACTATAGAAGATAACGGCATTGGTTTTGATGAAAAATATCTAGATCGCATTTTCAACATTTTTCAACGCTTGCATAATCGCAGCGAATACGAAGGTACGGGAATGGGACTAGCTATTTGTCGCAAAGTTGTAGAACGTCACGGTGGCAGTATTGCCGCCACAAGTGCGCTTGGACAAGGAGCAAAATTTATTGTGACGCTCCCTATAAAGCGGGATAAGGAGAAAAATTAG